In the genome of Acidimicrobiia bacterium, one region contains:
- a CDS encoding SCO family protein: protein MAITIDSPGTNQGPRLSRRGRRWLTAVSVFTALAIASVFAFVTFQPIQVLPRVRLAPGFSLIDSENRTLTSEDLRGRFVLYAFSYSSCESCSSIDETMLEIQEGLATADLRGLPVRLVTISVDPDDTPETLAAYAAATGADSSVWTFAAVEDDRFLADVVAGGFNTYYAVDGDGAITLDRNFVLVDNAGIIRNEYRYQTQTSDAERILRHLGVLAAEVENSKGAASLAYEAAHLFLCYAP from the coding sequence ATGGCGATCACGATCGATTCGCCCGGAACAAACCAGGGACCGCGCCTCTCCCGGAGAGGACGGAGATGGTTGACCGCCGTCTCCGTCTTCACTGCGCTGGCGATTGCATCCGTCTTCGCCTTCGTTACTTTCCAGCCCATTCAGGTGCTGCCCCGGGTTCGCCTGGCGCCGGGATTCAGCCTCATCGATTCGGAGAACCGGACCCTGACCAGTGAGGATCTGCGCGGCCGTTTCGTTCTCTACGCTTTCAGCTACTCATCCTGTGAGAGCTGCAGTTCGATCGATGAGACGATGCTCGAGATCCAGGAAGGCCTTGCCACGGCGGACCTCCGCGGTCTGCCGGTTCGGCTCGTGACGATATCGGTTGATCCCGACGACACCCCTGAGACCCTGGCGGCCTACGCGGCTGCGACGGGGGCCGATTCGTCCGTCTGGACGTTTGCGGCCGTGGAGGACGACCGTTTCCTCGCCGATGTCGTCGCCGGCGGCTTCAACACCTACTACGCCGTTGACGGTGACGGAGCCATCACTCTCGATCGGAACTTCGTGCTGGTCGACAACGCCGGCATCATCCGCAATGAGTACAGGTATCAGACCCAGACATCCGATGCGGAGCGGATTCTTCGCCACCTCGGCGTTCTCGCCGCGGAAGTCGAGAACAGCAAGGGTGCCGCCAGCCTCGCGTACGAAGCCGCTCATCTGTTCCTCTGCTACGCCCCATGA
- a CDS encoding b(o/a)3-type cytochrome-c oxidase subunit 1 — MLTTPTYELTKSEKSFVSIHLLFAFVALAIGTLFGPLQAFEFSGVDLYPLLEPVIQSYYQGLTLHGVLNALIFTTFFITGFFTLTTVYGLKRPLKYPLLNQIGFWTMVAGLVMAAVPILLNQASVLYTFYPPLKANVFFYFGLTLVVVGSWIEGYGFIFTWREWRKENPGVRTPLMTFGGLLTMVMWQLATLGVAVEILTMLIPWALGWIDGVDPQLARTYFWFTGHPLVYFWLLPAYVSWYAMLPKQAGGKLFSDSLARIAFWLFLLLSVPLGFHHQFVDPGVPAGWKYIHAVLTYSVFFPSMITAFTVIASLERAGRARGGKGWLGWIPKLPWNDPSVSAQLLAGILFFFGGIGGITNASYNINLVIHNTAWVSGHFHLTVASAVALSFMGISYWLVPYLRGKTLWSRKWAVIQTWLWFVGMLIFSNAMHVLGLLGAPRRTPLGEAPYIPEEWSGHLLRTSIGGAILMVSAYMFIYNIARTWWSKKLNAGPGEMVEIPAAESVHPAQQTPAKLDWWTPWLIATVALIVVAYGPQLIDQIGNIDLSSPGVMP, encoded by the coding sequence ATGCTGACCACACCGACCTACGAGCTCACCAAGTCGGAGAAGAGCTTCGTTTCTATCCACCTGTTGTTCGCCTTCGTTGCGCTTGCGATCGGAACGCTGTTCGGACCGCTTCAGGCATTCGAATTCAGCGGAGTCGACCTCTATCCGCTCCTGGAGCCGGTCATTCAGTCCTACTACCAGGGCCTCACGCTGCACGGCGTGCTGAACGCGCTCATATTCACGACGTTCTTCATAACCGGCTTCTTCACGCTCACCACCGTCTACGGGCTAAAGCGGCCCCTCAAGTACCCGCTTCTCAACCAGATCGGGTTCTGGACGATGGTCGCCGGTCTGGTGATGGCAGCCGTTCCGATTCTGCTCAACCAGGCGAGCGTCCTCTACACCTTCTACCCGCCTCTCAAAGCGAACGTCTTCTTCTACTTCGGGCTCACGCTGGTGGTGGTAGGCAGCTGGATCGAAGGCTACGGATTCATCTTCACGTGGCGTGAATGGCGCAAGGAGAATCCTGGCGTCCGCACGCCGCTGATGACCTTCGGTGGTCTCCTCACGATGGTGATGTGGCAACTCGCCACACTCGGTGTCGCGGTTGAGATCCTGACGATGCTGATCCCCTGGGCGCTCGGTTGGATCGACGGCGTCGATCCGCAACTGGCACGAACCTACTTCTGGTTCACAGGTCATCCCCTGGTCTACTTCTGGCTCCTACCCGCCTACGTGTCGTGGTACGCGATGCTCCCCAAACAGGCCGGCGGCAAACTCTTCAGCGACTCGCTGGCGCGGATCGCCTTCTGGCTGTTCTTGCTTCTCTCGGTCCCGCTCGGTTTCCACCATCAGTTTGTGGATCCGGGGGTACCGGCCGGGTGGAAGTACATCCACGCAGTTCTCACCTACTCGGTGTTCTTCCCGTCGATGATCACAGCCTTCACCGTTATCGCATCGCTCGAGCGGGCGGGCCGCGCCCGCGGCGGCAAAGGCTGGCTCGGCTGGATTCCCAAACTGCCGTGGAACGATCCGTCGGTCAGTGCCCAACTGCTGGCCGGAATCCTGTTCTTCTTCGGCGGGATCGGCGGCATCACCAACGCCTCGTACAACATCAATCTCGTCATCCACAACACCGCCTGGGTCTCCGGTCACTTCCATCTGACGGTTGCGTCGGCTGTGGCGTTGTCCTTCATGGGTATCTCCTACTGGCTGGTCCCCTATCTGCGCGGTAAGACGCTCTGGAGCCGCAAGTGGGCCGTCATCCAAACGTGGCTGTGGTTCGTCGGCATGCTGATCTTCTCCAACGCCATGCACGTCCTGGGGCTGCTCGGCGCTCCCCGACGAACACCGCTCGGTGAAGCACCGTACATCCCGGAGGAATGGAGCGGGCACCTGCTTCGCACCAGCATCGGAGGAGCGATCCTCATGGTGTCGGCATACATGTTCATCTACAACATCGCCAGGACCTGGTGGTCGAAGAAGCTGAACGCCGGCCCTGGTGAGATGGTCGAGATTCCCGCCGCCGAGTCGGTCCATCCCGCTCAGCAGACGCCGGCCAAGCTGGACTGGTGGACTCCGTGGCTGATCGCGACCGTGGCCCTGATCGTCGTTGCCTACGGACCTCAGTTGATCGACCAGATCGGCAACATCGATCTTTCGTCGCCCGGAGTGATGCCCTGA
- a CDS encoding cytochrome c oxidase subunit 2A yields the protein MEEIKSTEEEFHPKGTALVLAIFVVVLILLWGIVYLILLSRGMTTV from the coding sequence ATGGAAGAGATCAAGTCCACTGAGGAGGAGTTCCACCCAAAGGGCACGGCTCTCGTTCTCGCCATCTTCGTCGTCGTTCTGATTCTGCTGTGGGGGATCGTGTACCTGATTCTTCTGTCGAGAGGGATGACCACGGTATGA
- a CDS encoding cytochrome c — MPVARTTLRSVAVLVFALLLSAGLASIAVAQDQTTGSTSDGAQVREVNEAGRAVYESVCSACHQPDGEGSAVFPPLYPNPHVDDAGYVEDVIRNGRSGEIVVGGVTYNGRMPAQNLTDEEITAVIDYVQFDLGRLPFTPGGVVEEDAFPWGLLILFALVSALAVGIAYIVVTPGGEGFTWPRAWWLAVVVFLYFAVATVWLPDYVINEPSLSSMPDLVKDLAASGAWFVALAAGIYSLRILQKRNRI; from the coding sequence ATGCCGGTGGCGAGGACAACGTTGCGCAGTGTCGCCGTCCTTGTGTTCGCCCTGCTGCTCAGCGCCGGGCTTGCCTCGATTGCCGTCGCCCAGGACCAGACGACCGGATCGACGTCGGATGGGGCACAGGTTCGAGAGGTCAACGAGGCCGGCCGGGCCGTTTACGAATCTGTGTGCTCGGCCTGCCATCAGCCGGACGGAGAAGGTTCGGCCGTCTTTCCTCCGCTCTATCCGAATCCTCACGTCGATGACGCCGGATATGTCGAGGATGTGATCAGAAACGGCCGCAGCGGCGAGATCGTGGTCGGCGGGGTGACCTACAACGGCCGCATGCCGGCCCAGAACCTGACCGACGAGGAGATCACGGCGGTGATCGACTACGTCCAGTTCGATCTCGGCCGTCTACCTTTCACGCCGGGCGGAGTAGTCGAAGAGGACGCCTTCCCCTGGGGCCTCCTCATCCTGTTTGCTCTCGTGTCGGCGCTGGCGGTCGGGATTGCCTACATTGTCGTTACGCCCGGCGGCGAGGGGTTCACCTGGCCGCGCGCCTGGTGGTTGGCCGTTGTCGTCTTCTTGTACTTCGCGGTCGCCACCGTCTGGCTGCCCGATTACGTGATCAACGAGCCGTCGCTGTCCTCGATGCCCGATCTGGTGAAGGATCTGGCCGCCTCCGGTGCGTGGTTCGTTGCGCTGGCGGCCGGTATCTACTCGCTGCGGATCCTGCAGAAACGCAACCGGATTTGA
- a CDS encoding cytochrome c, translating to MKRLVVMLLLSTLVAACGGESSDGPELLGRELFHQIVVGGKAGCGSCHPVEAGKDGVGPSLAGVGTAAAGRVGGLTAVDYLRRSITEPDSFVVEGFNAGVMPGGWDLSDEQIESLVEYLLDL from the coding sequence GTGAAGCGACTTGTCGTGATGCTGCTCCTTTCGACACTCGTCGCGGCCTGCGGCGGGGAGTCGAGCGATGGACCGGAACTGCTGGGGCGAGAACTCTTTCATCAGATAGTGGTCGGCGGGAAGGCCGGCTGCGGCTCGTGCCACCCGGTCGAGGCAGGCAAGGACGGCGTCGGCCCCTCACTGGCAGGTGTGGGAACCGCCGCGGCCGGACGGGTCGGTGGCTTGACCGCCGTCGACTACCTCCGGCGGTCGATTACCGAACCGGACTCGTTCGTCGTCGAGGGGTTCAACGCAGGTGTCATGCCGGGAGGCTGGGACCTCAGCGATGAGCAGATCGAATCACTGGTGGAGTACCTGCTGGACCTCTAG
- a CDS encoding cytochrome c oxidase subunit II, whose amino-acid sequence MSEETPEVSAETSLHIDPYERNWMRLTVVLLVVFATAVTIAGFALGFQVPSPEERVDPETVAIGDGPFADPGLREYPDGSYDLYIVSQMFSFSPSAVTVRAGSEVTFYVTSTDVQHGFKLQNTNVNMQIVPGQVSKLTVTFDEPGTYDYICTEYCGSAHAQMYGTLTVEK is encoded by the coding sequence ATGAGTGAAGAAACCCCCGAAGTCTCGGCGGAGACCTCACTTCACATTGATCCGTACGAGAGAAACTGGATGCGCCTGACCGTCGTGCTCCTGGTCGTGTTCGCCACGGCCGTCACGATCGCAGGATTCGCGCTGGGTTTTCAGGTTCCCAGCCCCGAAGAGAGGGTCGATCCGGAGACCGTTGCCATCGGCGACGGCCCGTTCGCCGATCCCGGCCTCCGGGAATACCCCGACGGTAGCTACGACCTCTACATCGTCAGTCAGATGTTCTCATTCAGTCCGAGCGCGGTGACGGTGCGAGCCGGATCTGAAGTGACCTTCTATGTGACCTCGACCGACGTCCAGCACGGTTTCAAGCTTCAGAACACCAACGTGAACATGCAGATAGTTCCCGGCCAGGTGTCCAAGCTGACGGTGACGTTCGACGAACCAGGAACATACGACTACATCTGCACCGAGTACTGCGGTAGCGCCCACGCGCAGATGTACGGAACGCTGACGGTCGAGAAGTGA
- a CDS encoding CHAD domain-containing protein, translating into MNIEPDRQPTIRRVVQTSIAVTVRRYLDNAPAIARHDEPEGVHQARVATRRLRSDFRTFRRFLDRDWADGLRNDLRALTDLLGPVRDLDVLHMHLGGLIEQVPDSERRAAEEILEILEKERRDARSRLVRGFAEPWYPELLVRLTEAGEAPRIVEAADLPAGPILVKLAGKPLRKLRAAVRDLPVEPTAAELHRIRILTKRARYAVEAVSPVGGEAAEVLASSLSELQDVLGEHQDAVVAGRWLRKSDSSLALAAGELIGFEISRANRAAAGWRDIWDSIDGGQQARWLEPH; encoded by the coding sequence GTGAACATCGAACCCGATCGGCAACCGACCATTCGCCGGGTCGTGCAGACTTCGATCGCCGTCACGGTTCGCCGCTATCTGGACAACGCCCCCGCCATCGCTCGCCACGATGAGCCGGAGGGAGTTCATCAGGCGAGGGTGGCTACCAGAAGGCTACGTTCCGACTTTCGCACATTCCGCAGGTTCCTCGATCGCGACTGGGCGGACGGGCTGCGCAACGACCTCCGGGCGCTCACCGACCTGCTGGGGCCCGTGCGCGACCTGGACGTGCTGCACATGCACCTGGGCGGTCTCATCGAACAGGTGCCAGACTCCGAACGCCGGGCCGCGGAAGAGATTCTCGAGATTCTCGAAAAGGAGCGTCGGGATGCCCGGAGCCGCCTCGTCCGAGGATTCGCCGAACCGTGGTACCCGGAATTGCTGGTTCGTCTCACCGAAGCCGGCGAAGCACCGCGGATCGTCGAGGCCGCCGACCTCCCCGCCGGTCCGATCCTGGTGAAACTGGCCGGCAAGCCCTTGCGCAAACTGCGCGCGGCGGTGCGTGATCTGCCTGTGGAACCAACGGCCGCCGAGTTGCACCGGATCCGAATTCTGACCAAACGGGCCAGGTATGCGGTCGAGGCGGTTTCGCCGGTTGGCGGAGAGGCGGCGGAGGTTCTCGCCTCTTCGCTCTCCGAGCTCCAGGATGTGCTCGGCGAGCATCAGGACGCGGTGGTGGCGGGCCGGTGGCTGCGGAAGAGTGACTCTTCCCTGGCGCTGGCGGCGGGGGAGCTGATCGGTTTTGAGATCTCCAGGGCGAACAGGGCAGCCGCCGGATGGCGTGACATCTGGGATTCAATCGACGGCGGCCAACAGGCACGCTGGTTGGAGCCGCACTGA